The proteins below are encoded in one region of Pseudomonas putida NBRC 14164:
- a CDS encoding NAD(P)H-dependent oxidoreductase has product MNVLIVHAHPEPQSFTAALRDQAVEAFRAQGHQVQVSDLYAMGWNPVASADDFTQRENPEYLVYALEQRQGVKRGAIAADIQQELDKLLWADLLVLNFPIFWFSAPAMLKGWIDRVLVSGVCYGGKRFYDQGGLAGKKALVTVTLGGREHMFGEGAIHGPLEDMLRPILRGTLAYVGFEVLPPFVAWHVPYISAEARQDFLQQYRQRLEQLADDQPLVFPRLTQFDEALYPLV; this is encoded by the coding sequence GTGAATGTACTGATCGTCCACGCTCACCCCGAGCCGCAATCGTTCACCGCTGCCCTGCGGGACCAGGCCGTGGAAGCCTTCCGCGCCCAGGGCCACCAGGTGCAGGTCAGCGACCTGTACGCCATGGGCTGGAACCCGGTGGCCAGCGCCGATGATTTTACCCAGCGGGAGAACCCCGAGTACCTGGTGTATGCCCTGGAGCAACGCCAGGGGGTCAAGCGTGGTGCCATTGCCGCGGACATCCAGCAGGAGCTGGACAAGCTGTTGTGGGCCGATCTGCTGGTGTTGAACTTCCCGATCTTCTGGTTCTCGGCCCCGGCCATGCTCAAGGGCTGGATCGACCGTGTGCTGGTGTCGGGGGTGTGCTATGGCGGCAAGCGTTTCTACGACCAGGGCGGGTTGGCGGGCAAGAAGGCGCTGGTGACCGTGACCTTGGGCGGGCGTGAGCACATGTTTGGCGAAGGGGCGATTCATGGCCCGCTGGAAGACATGCTGCGGCCGATACTGCGGGGTACGCTCGCCTATGTGGGTTTCGAGGTGCTGCCGCCGTTTGTGGCCTGGCATGTGCCTTACATCAGCGCCGAGGCGCGGCAAGATTTTTTGCAGCAATACCGGCAGCGCCTGGAGCAGCTTGCGGACGACCAGCCATTGGTGTTCCCCCGCCTGACCCAGTTCGATGAGGCGTTGTACCCACTGGTGTGA
- a CDS encoding polyamine ABC transporter substrate-binding protein, with the protein MRKVLKVIGGLLLASGASLAQAAEVDSANTLRLYNWTDYIGETTLADFEKATGIKVIYDTFDGYETVQTKLLTGRSGYDLVMLNASLVPPLISAGVFQALDKQQLPSWQNLDQQVVNNLQGYDPGLKYSAPYTWGSSGVTYNVDKITARMPDAPIGSLAMLFDPKIVSRFADCGVTLMDAPTEVIPLALQYLGKDPRSASAADLKAAEQLLLGIRPYIRKFDSVNYLTSLPNGDVCLALTWSGDYATAQARAVEAKKDIKLSFFIPQEGSLIWFDNLYIPKDAPHAANAHRFIEFLLQPQAMAKVTDYIHYANSNAAATALVRDDIRQDPAIYPDAQTRERLFAQKTQSPKDMRAITRVWSTVKTGF; encoded by the coding sequence ATGCGCAAGGTACTGAAGGTGATTGGTGGTCTGCTGCTGGCGTCTGGTGCCAGCCTGGCCCAGGCGGCAGAGGTGGACAGCGCCAACACGCTACGGCTGTACAACTGGACCGACTACATCGGCGAAACCACCCTGGCCGATTTCGAGAAGGCCACCGGCATCAAGGTCATCTACGACACCTTCGACGGCTACGAAACGGTACAGACCAAACTGCTGACTGGCCGCTCCGGCTACGACCTGGTCATGCTCAACGCCTCGCTGGTCCCCCCGCTGATCAGCGCCGGCGTGTTCCAGGCACTGGACAAGCAGCAACTGCCCAGCTGGCAAAACCTCGATCAGCAGGTGGTCAACAACCTGCAGGGCTACGACCCTGGCCTGAAGTACTCGGCGCCCTATACCTGGGGCAGCTCGGGGGTCACCTACAACGTCGACAAGATCACCGCGCGCATGCCCGACGCGCCGATCGGTTCGCTGGCCATGCTGTTCGACCCCAAGATCGTCTCGCGCTTCGCCGACTGCGGCGTCACCCTGATGGACGCGCCCACCGAGGTCATCCCGCTGGCCCTGCAGTACCTGGGCAAGGACCCGCGCAGCGCGTCGGCCGCCGACCTCAAGGCAGCCGAACAACTGCTGCTGGGCATCCGCCCCTACATTCGCAAGTTCGACTCGGTCAACTACCTCACCAGCCTGCCCAACGGCGATGTCTGCCTGGCGCTGACCTGGTCCGGTGACTACGCCACCGCCCAGGCCCGTGCGGTGGAAGCGAAGAAGGACATCAAGCTGTCGTTCTTCATCCCCCAGGAAGGTTCGCTGATCTGGTTCGACAACCTGTACATCCCCAAGGATGCGCCGCACGCGGCCAACGCCCACCGCTTCATCGAGTTTCTGCTGCAGCCGCAGGCCATGGCCAAGGTCACTGACTACATCCACTACGCCAACAGCAACGCCGCCGCCACCGCGCTGGTGCGTGACGATATCCGCCAGGACCCGGCCATCTACCCCGACGCACAAACCCGTGAGCGCCTGTTCGCGCAGAAAACCCAGAGCCCCAAGGACATGCGCGCCATCACCCGGGTCTGGAGCACCGTCAAGACCGGTTTCTGA
- a CDS encoding aminotransferase produces MATPSKAFAIAHDPLVEADKAHYMHGYHVFDEHREQGALNIVAGEGAYIRDTHGNRFLDAVGGMWCTNIGLGREEMALAIADQVRQLAYSNPFSDMANDVAIELCQKLARLAPGDLNHVFLTTGGSTAVDTAYRLIQYYQNCRGKPHKKHIIARYNAYHGSTTLTMSIGNKAADRVPEFDYHHDLIHHVSNPNPYRAPHDMDEAEFLDYLVAEFEDKILSLGADNVAAFFAEPIMGSGGVIIPPEGYFQRMWQLCQTYDILFVADEVVTSFGRLGTFFASEELFGVTPDIITTAKGLTSAYLPLGACIFSERIWEVIAEPGKGRCFTHGFTYSGHPVCCTAALKNIEIIEREQLLDHVKEVGGYLEQRLQSLRELPLVGDVRCMKLMACVEFVADKASKALFPDEVNIGERIHSKAQARGLLVRPIMHLNVMSPPLIVTHAQVDEIVETLRQCILETARELTALGLYQGR; encoded by the coding sequence ATGGCCACCCCAAGCAAAGCATTCGCTATCGCCCACGACCCGCTGGTGGAGGCCGACAAGGCCCACTACATGCACGGCTACCATGTGTTCGACGAGCACCGCGAGCAAGGCGCGCTGAACATCGTGGCCGGCGAGGGCGCCTACATTCGTGACACCCACGGCAACCGCTTCCTCGATGCCGTCGGCGGCATGTGGTGCACCAACATCGGCCTGGGCCGGGAGGAAATGGCTCTGGCCATCGCCGACCAGGTGCGCCAGCTGGCGTATTCCAACCCGTTCTCCGACATGGCCAACGACGTGGCCATCGAACTGTGCCAGAAGCTTGCGCGGCTGGCGCCGGGCGACCTGAACCATGTGTTCCTCACCACCGGCGGCTCGACCGCTGTCGACACCGCCTACCGGCTGATCCAGTACTACCAGAACTGCCGCGGCAAGCCACACAAGAAGCACATCATTGCCCGCTACAACGCCTACCACGGCTCTACCACCCTGACCATGTCGATCGGCAACAAGGCCGCCGACCGGGTGCCGGAGTTCGACTATCACCACGACCTGATCCACCACGTCTCCAACCCCAACCCGTACCGTGCCCCGCACGACATGGACGAGGCCGAATTCCTCGACTATCTGGTGGCCGAGTTCGAGGACAAGATCCTGTCGCTGGGGGCCGACAATGTGGCGGCGTTCTTCGCCGAGCCGATCATGGGCTCGGGCGGGGTGATCATTCCGCCCGAGGGCTACTTCCAGCGCATGTGGCAGCTGTGCCAGACCTACGACATCCTGTTCGTCGCCGACGAAGTGGTGACCTCGTTCGGGCGCCTGGGCACCTTCTTCGCCAGCGAAGAACTGTTTGGCGTCACCCCCGACATCATCACCACCGCCAAGGGCCTGACCTCGGCCTACCTGCCGCTGGGCGCGTGTATCTTCTCCGAGCGTATCTGGGAAGTGATTGCCGAGCCGGGCAAGGGCCGCTGCTTCACCCATGGCTTTACCTACAGTGGTCACCCGGTGTGCTGTACAGCGGCGCTGAAGAACATCGAGATCATCGAGCGCGAGCAACTGCTCGATCACGTCAAGGAAGTGGGTGGCTACCTGGAGCAGCGCCTGCAAAGCCTGCGCGAGTTGCCGCTGGTGGGTGATGTGCGTTGCATGAAGCTGATGGCCTGCGTTGAGTTCGTGGCCGACAAGGCCAGCAAGGCGCTGTTCCCGGATGAGGTGAACATCGGTGAGCGCATCCACAGCAAGGCCCAGGCCCGCGGATTGCTGGTGCGCCCGATCATGCACCTGAACGTGATGTCGCCACCGCTGATCGTCACCCATGCGCAGGTGGACGAGATCGTCGAGACCTTGCGCCAGTGCATCCTCGAAACCGCGCGCGAACTGACTGCGCTTGGTCTGTACCAAGGCCGATGA
- a CDS encoding helix-turn-helix transcriptional regulator, whose protein sequence is MTQATPDTPLTLTMGALQQWHAALQRALANSDTPEALEYVAAAIGQLVQVESMMISLECQGRAPQLLYQQGIPELHRAAVLERYFSAGYLLDPFCLAVQSGLAEGFYHLQEIAPDNFFDSDYYKAYYLGTGCSEDSYYIVDLSAGRKLSLSLFQGCSGTPLSAGQVDLLRALEPMVRELLGRYARHNLEPGAASAEHGSLQAAFDSFGCQVLTDREREVAHMILRGHSVKSTALELGISPETVRMHRKNLYLKLEINSQSELFARFIDWLRGDQLKI, encoded by the coding sequence ATGACCCAGGCCACTCCCGACACCCCGCTTACCCTGACAATGGGCGCGCTGCAGCAATGGCATGCGGCGCTGCAGCGTGCGCTGGCCAATAGCGATACGCCCGAGGCGCTGGAGTATGTGGCCGCTGCCATCGGCCAGCTGGTGCAGGTTGAATCGATGATGATCAGCCTTGAGTGCCAGGGGCGGGCGCCGCAGCTGCTGTACCAGCAAGGCATCCCCGAGCTGCACCGTGCCGCGGTGCTTGAGCGTTATTTCAGTGCCGGCTACCTGCTCGACCCATTCTGCCTGGCCGTGCAAAGCGGCTTGGCCGAAGGCTTTTACCACCTGCAGGAAATCGCCCCCGACAACTTCTTCGACAGCGACTACTACAAGGCCTATTACCTGGGCACCGGTTGCAGCGAAGACAGCTACTACATCGTCGACCTCAGCGCTGGCCGCAAGTTGTCGCTGAGCCTGTTCCAGGGTTGCAGCGGCACGCCTCTGAGTGCCGGGCAGGTCGACCTGCTGCGGGCGCTGGAGCCCATGGTGCGAGAACTGTTGGGGCGTTATGCCCGGCATAACCTGGAGCCCGGCGCAGCATCGGCCGAACACGGCAGCCTGCAGGCAGCGTTCGACAGCTTTGGTTGCCAGGTGCTGACCGACCGTGAGCGGGAGGTGGCACACATGATCCTGCGCGGGCACTCGGTGAAGTCGACCGCGCTGGAGCTGGGCATCTCACCGGAGACGGTGCGCATGCACCGCAAGAACCTGTACCTGAAGCTGGAGATCAACTCGCAGTCCGAGTTGTTTGCACGGTTTATCGACTGGCTGCGCGGCGATCAGCTGAAAATCTAG
- a CDS encoding helix-turn-helix domain-containing protein has translation MLENSFAFRLKELLEHHKLTLQAVGTALGISRTAVHKWTRGGEIDYDNLRKLADFLKVNWIWLRYGDEALQNIQQPQVVELPMTDVRRRLTAEIMESETRMKLAQEGARIVTWEWNLISDEVTYSPNVEQVYGWPVHHNEDFWKHLPNEDVQRMQVMYADAVADGSGCECDFRITRPDGEVRWISSRATVVRDSAGRSVKMVGISMDTTERQVAQQALSQSEERFRAIFELAWGALAYIDPDGTWQRVNNSLCELLGYSADELYGMTFQQITHADDLAQNLQLLQRMLAGETERYEVEKRVRHKNGEYIWVRARTSLQRRDNGEPEHLISVFEDISAERQEHERLQAHIAALEARLAAS, from the coding sequence ATGTTGGAAAACAGCTTCGCCTTCCGCCTCAAGGAACTGCTCGAGCATCACAAGCTGACCCTGCAAGCCGTGGGCACGGCGTTGGGCATTTCGCGCACCGCCGTGCACAAGTGGACCCGCGGCGGCGAGATCGACTACGACAACCTGCGCAAGCTGGCCGACTTTCTCAAGGTCAACTGGATCTGGCTGCGCTATGGCGACGAAGCACTGCAGAACATCCAGCAACCGCAGGTGGTCGAGCTGCCGATGACCGACGTGCGCCGGCGCCTGACCGCGGAGATCATGGAAAGCGAAACGCGCATGAAGCTGGCCCAGGAAGGCGCGCGCATCGTCACCTGGGAATGGAACCTGATCAGCGACGAAGTCACCTACTCGCCCAACGTCGAGCAGGTCTATGGCTGGCCGGTCCACCACAACGAAGACTTCTGGAAGCACCTGCCCAACGAAGACGTGCAGCGCATGCAGGTGATGTACGCCGACGCGGTGGCCGACGGCAGTGGCTGTGAATGCGACTTCCGCATCACCCGCCCGGACGGTGAAGTCCGCTGGATTTCTTCCCGCGCCACAGTGGTGCGCGACAGCGCCGGGCGCTCGGTAAAGATGGTTGGCATCAGCATGGACACCACCGAACGCCAGGTGGCCCAGCAGGCGCTTAGCCAGAGCGAGGAGCGCTTCCGGGCGATCTTCGAGCTGGCCTGGGGTGCCCTGGCCTACATCGACCCGGACGGCACCTGGCAGCGGGTGAACAACAGCCTGTGCGAGTTGCTGGGCTACAGCGCCGATGAACTCTACGGCATGACCTTCCAGCAGATCACCCACGCCGACGACCTGGCGCAGAACCTGCAGCTGCTGCAACGCATGCTGGCCGGCGAAACCGAGCGCTACGAAGTGGAAAAACGCGTGCGCCACAAGAACGGCGAGTACATCTGGGTACGCGCCCGCACCTCGCTGCAGCGCCGGGACAACGGCGAACCGGAACACCTGATCAGCGTGTTCGAAGACATCAGCGCCGAGCGCCAGGAGCATGAACGGCTACAGGCGCACATTGCCGCCCTGGAAGCCCGCCTGGCGGCTTCGTGA
- a CDS encoding PDR/VanB family oxidoreductase has protein sequence MANTYEMFSVRVTDVEHATPLIKRFTLAREDGAAMPAFTGGSHVIVQMQGADGSQFSNAYSLMSDPRDTRSYQIGVRLEEQSKGGSAFMHQQVEVGTRLTISSPNNLFALDPSAGRHVLIAGGIGITPFLAQLHELEAGSADYELHYAFRAPEHGAFQDQLANGPHAANTRFYIDSLDRKLDLAALCAGLDEQAHLYVCGPKPLIDAVIACAAKAGIAEQRVHWEQFAATPVTGSAFTVVLAQSGVELQVEEGMTILQAIEKSKAAKVECLCREGVCGTCETAILEGEAEHYDQYLSDEEKAAQQSIMLCVSRARTARLVLDL, from the coding sequence ATGGCCAACACTTATGAAATGTTCAGCGTACGCGTAACCGACGTGGAACACGCTACGCCGCTGATCAAGCGCTTTACCCTGGCCCGCGAAGACGGCGCGGCGATGCCCGCCTTCACCGGCGGCAGCCACGTCATCGTGCAGATGCAAGGCGCTGACGGCAGCCAGTTCAGCAACGCCTATTCGTTGATGAGCGACCCGCGCGACACCCGCAGCTACCAGATCGGCGTACGCCTGGAAGAGCAGTCCAAGGGTGGTTCGGCGTTCATGCACCAGCAGGTGGAAGTCGGCACCCGCCTGACCATCTCCTCGCCCAACAACCTGTTCGCCCTCGACCCTTCGGCTGGCCGCCACGTCCTGATTGCCGGCGGCATCGGCATTACCCCGTTCCTGGCGCAACTGCATGAGCTGGAAGCTGGCAGCGCCGATTACGAGCTGCACTATGCCTTCCGCGCGCCTGAGCACGGCGCGTTCCAGGACCAGTTGGCCAACGGCCCGCACGCCGCCAACACGCGGTTCTACATCGACAGCCTCGACCGCAAGCTTGATCTGGCCGCCCTGTGCGCGGGGCTGGACGAGCAGGCGCACTTGTACGTGTGCGGCCCCAAACCGCTGATCGACGCGGTCATCGCCTGCGCCGCCAAGGCCGGCATTGCCGAGCAGCGCGTGCATTGGGAACAGTTTGCCGCCACCCCGGTCACCGGCAGTGCTTTTACCGTAGTGCTGGCGCAATCGGGCGTGGAACTGCAGGTGGAAGAAGGCATGACCATTCTGCAGGCCATCGAGAAGTCCAAGGCTGCCAAGGTCGAGTGCCTGTGCCGAGAAGGCGTGTGCGGTACGTGCGAGACGGCCATCCTTGAGGGTGAAGCCGAGCATTACGACCAGTACCTGAGCGATGAAGAGAAAGCGGCGCAGCAGAGCATCATGCTGTGCGTTTCCCGCGCCCGTACGGCGCGGCTGGTGCTGGACCTTTAA
- a CDS encoding aromatic ring-hydroxylating oxygenase subunit alpha has product MNDFKRLPADFCANADEAFTIPANFYTKAAVFEHEKEAIFARSWICVGHRSEVADNNAYITRDVIGESIIVVRGRDSVLRAFYNVCPHRGHQLLSGSGKAKNVITCPYHAWTFKLDGELAHARNCDNVVNFDKENSTLVQLRVEEYAGFIFINMDMDAGSVEDQLPGMQARMREACAVIDDLHLAARFVSDTPANWKSIVDNYLECYHCAPAHPGFSDSVDVGQYSHTMHGNWTLQYGLAKPSEQSFKFDENVKDPSFAGFWAWPCTMFNVPPGANFMTVIYEFPVDAETTLQHYDIYFLNKDITEEQQKLIDWYREVFRPEDLRLVESVQKGLKSRGYRGQGRIMADRERSGMSEHGIAHFHNLIAVAHLDD; this is encoded by the coding sequence ATGAACGACTTCAAACGCCTGCCCGCCGATTTCTGTGCGAACGCCGACGAGGCCTTCACCATCCCGGCCAATTTCTACACCAAGGCCGCAGTGTTCGAACACGAGAAAGAAGCCATCTTCGCCCGCAGCTGGATCTGCGTGGGCCACCGCAGCGAAGTTGCAGACAACAATGCCTACATCACCCGCGACGTGATTGGCGAAAGCATCATCGTCGTCCGTGGCCGTGACAGCGTGCTGCGTGCGTTCTACAACGTCTGCCCGCACCGTGGCCACCAGCTGCTCAGCGGCAGCGGCAAAGCCAAGAACGTCATCACCTGCCCGTACCACGCCTGGACCTTCAAGCTCGACGGCGAACTGGCCCACGCCCGCAACTGCGACAACGTGGTCAATTTCGACAAAGAGAACTCCACCCTGGTGCAGCTGCGCGTCGAGGAATACGCCGGCTTCATCTTCATCAACATGGACATGGATGCGGGCTCCGTCGAAGACCAGCTGCCAGGCATGCAAGCACGCATGCGCGAAGCCTGCGCGGTAATCGACGACCTGCACCTGGCGGCGCGCTTCGTCAGCGACACCCCGGCCAACTGGAAGTCGATCGTCGACAACTACCTGGAGTGCTACCACTGCGCCCCGGCCCACCCAGGCTTCTCCGACTCGGTCGACGTCGGCCAGTACAGCCACACCATGCACGGTAACTGGACCCTGCAATATGGTCTGGCCAAGCCTTCGGAGCAGTCGTTCAAGTTCGACGAAAACGTGAAAGACCCGTCGTTCGCCGGTTTCTGGGCCTGGCCGTGCACCATGTTCAACGTGCCGCCAGGGGCCAACTTCATGACCGTGATCTACGAGTTCCCGGTCGATGCCGAAACCACCCTGCAGCACTACGACATCTACTTCCTCAACAAGGACATCACCGAGGAGCAGCAGAAGCTGATCGACTGGTACCGCGAAGTGTTCCGCCCAGAAGACCTGCGCCTGGTCGAGAGCGTGCAGAAGGGCCTGAAGTCGCGTGGTTACCGTGGCCAGGGCCGGATCATGGCCGACCGCGAGCGCAGTGGCATGAGCGAACACGGCATTGCCCACTTCCACAACCTGATCGCCGTGGCCCACCTCGACGATTGA
- a CDS encoding BCCT family transporter yields MSHKNKKIDVFLITVSLIAVLLTVIGLAAFPAQAESAANQLFELSTRTFGTSVQVLVFGSTLAVLYLAFSKYGNIRLGSGKPEYATATWVFMFICAGMGSSTLYWGVMEWAYYYQTPGLNIAAATPKALEYSVGYSFFHWGISAWSIYALASLAMAYHFHVRKKSGLNLASVIEAVTGFKATGPVGRTVDLIFLLTMMGALTVSLALTASTLTRGLHDLTGTPDTFTVQLMVIGGVAVMFSLSSYIGIDGGLQRLSKMVCIGALVFAAVVLLVGPTQFTLNNTANSIGLMIQNYVHMSLFTDPAGDGAFTRNWTVFYWLWWVSYAPGVAMFVTRVSRGRQIKEVVLALLLGGSFGCWFFFGALESYSMHQFITGAVDVPKMLAEQGGESAVTHLLLALPWGQVFLGVYLFIMAIFCASHMDAAAYAVAATSTRNLREGDDPTPTHRLFWCVVLTLVPLAMLFAKASLSTMKTAVVLTAIPFMVILLVKIYGFFKWMIADYGQVPAHVIEEEAARMAGEQPAEHAPRSAAAVH; encoded by the coding sequence ATGTCGCACAAGAATAAAAAGATTGATGTGTTCCTGATTACCGTGAGCCTGATCGCCGTACTGCTCACCGTGATCGGCCTTGCAGCCTTCCCCGCCCAGGCTGAAAGCGCCGCCAACCAGTTGTTCGAGCTGTCCACCCGCACCTTCGGTACCAGCGTGCAGGTGCTGGTGTTTGGCAGCACCCTGGCCGTGCTGTACCTGGCCTTCAGCAAGTACGGCAACATCCGCCTGGGCAGTGGCAAGCCTGAATACGCCACCGCCACCTGGGTGTTCATGTTCATCTGTGCCGGCATGGGTTCGTCGACCCTCTACTGGGGCGTGATGGAATGGGCCTACTACTACCAGACCCCGGGCCTGAACATCGCCGCGGCCACCCCCAAGGCACTCGAGTACAGCGTGGGCTACTCGTTCTTCCATTGGGGTATCAGCGCCTGGTCGATCTACGCCCTGGCCTCGCTGGCCATGGCCTACCACTTCCATGTACGCAAGAAGAGCGGCCTGAACCTGGCTTCGGTTATCGAAGCGGTGACAGGTTTCAAGGCCACCGGGCCGGTGGGCCGTACCGTCGACCTGATCTTCCTGCTGACCATGATGGGCGCACTGACCGTGTCGCTGGCCCTCACCGCCTCTACCCTGACGCGCGGCCTGCATGACCTGACCGGCACCCCGGATACGTTCACCGTGCAATTGATGGTGATCGGCGGCGTGGCGGTGATGTTCTCGCTCAGCTCCTACATCGGAATCGATGGTGGCCTGCAGCGCCTGAGCAAGATGGTGTGCATCGGCGCGCTGGTGTTTGCCGCGGTTGTGCTGTTGGTGGGCCCGACCCAGTTCACCCTCAACAACACTGCCAACTCGATTGGCCTGATGATCCAGAACTACGTGCACATGAGCCTGTTCACCGACCCGGCGGGCGACGGTGCCTTTACCCGCAACTGGACGGTGTTCTACTGGCTGTGGTGGGTGTCGTACGCCCCGGGCGTGGCCATGTTCGTCACCCGCGTTTCGCGCGGCCGGCAGATCAAGGAAGTGGTCCTGGCCCTGCTGCTGGGGGGCAGCTTCGGTTGCTGGTTCTTCTTCGGCGCGCTGGAAAGCTACAGCATGCACCAGTTCATCACCGGCGCCGTGGATGTGCCGAAAATGCTCGCCGAACAAGGCGGCGAATCGGCCGTGACACACCTGCTGCTGGCCTTGCCGTGGGGCCAGGTGTTCCTCGGTGTGTACCTGTTCATCATGGCCATCTTCTGTGCTTCGCACATGGACGCCGCGGCTTATGCGGTGGCTGCCACCAGCACCCGCAACCTGCGTGAAGGTGACGACCCGACACCCACCCACCGCCTGTTCTGGTGCGTGGTGCTGACCCTGGTGCCACTGGCCATGCTGTTCGCCAAGGCCTCGCTGTCGACCATGAAGACCGCCGTGGTGCTCACCGCAATCCCGTTCATGGTGATTCTGCTGGTGAAGATCTATGGCTTCTTCAAGTGGATGATCGCCGACTACGGCCAGGTACCGGCCCACGTCATCGAAGAAGAGGCTGCACGGATGGCCGGTGAGCAACCTGCCGAACATGCCCCGCGCAGCGCTGCTGCCGTGCATTGA
- a CDS encoding tartrate dehydrogenase, translating to MSKTFRIAAIPGDGIGNEVLPEGIRVVEAAARKHGLDISFEFFEWASCDYYLAHGKMMPDDWFEQLKGFDALYFGAVGWPDKVPDHISLWGSLLKFRRDFDQYVNIRPVRLFPGVPCPLAGREPGDIDFVVIRENTEGEYSSLGGRMFEGTENEFVLQESVFTRRGVDRILKYAFEVAQTRERKHVTSATKSNGMAVSMPYWDERTAAMAANYPEISWDKQHIDILCARFVLQPDRFDVVVASNLFGDILSDLGPACAGTIGIAPSANLNPERKFPSLFEPVHGSAPDIYGKNIANPIAMIWSGALMLDFLGNEGTDPRYRAAHDDILKAIEQVIAAGDVTRDMGGQQSTQQVGQAITALIEA from the coding sequence ATGAGCAAGACCTTCAGAATCGCGGCAATCCCAGGCGACGGCATCGGCAACGAAGTACTGCCTGAAGGCATTCGGGTGGTCGAGGCCGCTGCGCGCAAGCATGGCCTGGACATCAGCTTCGAGTTCTTCGAGTGGGCCAGCTGCGACTACTACCTGGCCCACGGCAAGATGATGCCGGACGACTGGTTCGAACAGCTCAAAGGTTTCGACGCCCTGTACTTTGGTGCCGTGGGCTGGCCAGACAAAGTGCCGGACCACATCTCGCTGTGGGGTTCGCTGCTCAAGTTCCGCCGCGACTTCGACCAGTACGTGAACATTCGCCCGGTGCGCCTGTTCCCCGGCGTACCCTGCCCGCTGGCTGGTCGTGAACCCGGCGACATCGACTTCGTTGTCATCCGCGAAAACACCGAAGGCGAGTACTCGTCGCTGGGCGGGCGCATGTTCGAAGGCACCGAGAACGAGTTCGTGCTGCAGGAATCGGTGTTCACCCGCCGTGGCGTCGACCGCATTCTCAAGTACGCTTTCGAAGTGGCCCAGACCCGCGAGCGCAAGCACGTCACCTCGGCCACCAAGTCCAACGGCATGGCCGTGAGCATGCCGTACTGGGACGAACGCACCGCCGCAATGGCAGCCAATTATCCGGAAATCAGCTGGGACAAGCAGCACATTGATATCCTCTGCGCCCGCTTCGTACTGCAACCAGACCGCTTCGATGTGGTCGTGGCCTCGAACCTGTTCGGCGACATCCTGTCCGACCTCGGCCCGGCCTGCGCCGGCACCATCGGCATCGCGCCATCGGCCAACCTGAACCCCGAGCGCAAGTTCCCGTCGCTGTTCGAGCCGGTGCACGGCTCGGCCCCGGACATCTACGGCAAGAACATCGCCAACCCGATCGCGATGATCTGGTCCGGTGCGCTGATGCTCGATTTCCTCGGCAACGAAGGCACCGACCCACGCTACCGCGCTGCCCATGATGACATCCTCAAAGCCATCGAGCAGGTCATCGCCGCCGGTGACGTAACCCGCGACATGGGTGGCCAGCAGTCTACCCAGCAAGTGGGCCAGGCCATCACCGCGCTGATCGAAGCCTGA